The following are encoded in a window of Pyxidicoccus trucidator genomic DNA:
- a CDS encoding vitamin B12-dependent ribonucleotide reductase, protein MDKELSPKPSVNGKERRNGRKGRAAATGLTVERFFTTPGVDPADELAWEYRSASITGEDGKAVFEQKNIEVPKSWSMLATNVVASKYFRGTPGTPERETSVRKLVARVVDTLTQWGVQGGYFATETDRESFHAELTHLLLRQKASFNSPVWFNVGVEAQPQCSACFINSVEDSMDSILTLARTEGMLFKYGSGTGSNLSSIRGSKELLAGGGTASGPVSFMKGFDAFAGVIKSGGKTRRAAKMVILNADHPDILEFIRCKSAEEKKAWALIDAGYDPSFNGEAYSSVFFQNSNNSVRVTDDFMKAVVNDGAWTTKSVRDGRPMDTHRARDLFREIAEAAHLSGDPGMQFDSTVNGWHTCSGTARINASNPCSEYMFLDDSACNLSSLNLMHFRTIDGEFDVTAFKHAVDIMLMAQEIIVGYSRYPTERIEKNSHDFRPLGLGYANLGALLMATGLPYDSPAGRNYAGAITSLMCGEAYAMSARMAEKQGAFAGYAKNAEPMLGVIRKHRKAAYNIAPEGVSEELYAAQKESWDAALALGEEHGFRNSQVTVLAPTGTIGFMMDCDTTGIEPDIALIKYKKLVGGGMLKIVNQTVPLALEKMGYPQTQAQDIISYLDKQETIEGAPHLKPEHLPVFDCAFKPARGQRSIGWMGHIQMMEACQPFLSGAISKTVNMPSNATVEDIEKAYLEAWKRGLKAIAVYRDGCKRTQPLNTSKDAVKETKAKVAEPVAQQPAVKPEPRAVRRRLPDERRSITHKFSIGGHEGYLTVGMYEDGTPGELFIVMAKEGSVVSGLMDSFATSVSLALQYGVPMKVLVDKLSHTRFEPSGFTGNPAIPIAKSITDYIFRWLELKFLPKEDETEDAVLASPAVAPAQQALPAEVVAPPPQVSGLRATWLNQADAPPCHTCGAIMVRSGACYKCSNCGATSGCS, encoded by the coding sequence ATGGACAAGGAGCTGAGCCCGAAGCCGTCAGTGAACGGGAAGGAGCGACGCAACGGGCGAAAGGGGCGCGCGGCGGCTACGGGATTGACCGTGGAGCGCTTCTTCACCACTCCGGGGGTGGACCCCGCGGATGAGCTGGCCTGGGAGTACCGCAGCGCCAGCATCACCGGAGAGGACGGCAAGGCCGTCTTCGAGCAGAAGAACATCGAGGTGCCGAAGTCCTGGTCGATGCTGGCGACGAACGTCGTGGCGTCGAAGTACTTCCGGGGCACGCCGGGCACGCCGGAGCGCGAGACGAGCGTGCGCAAGCTGGTGGCGCGCGTGGTGGACACCCTCACCCAGTGGGGCGTGCAGGGCGGCTACTTCGCCACGGAGACGGACCGCGAGTCGTTCCACGCGGAGCTGACGCACCTGCTGCTGCGGCAGAAGGCGTCGTTCAACTCGCCCGTCTGGTTCAACGTGGGCGTGGAGGCGCAGCCGCAGTGCTCCGCGTGCTTCATCAACAGCGTGGAGGACTCGATGGACTCCATCCTCACGCTGGCCCGCACGGAGGGCATGCTCTTCAAGTACGGCAGCGGCACGGGCAGCAACCTGTCCTCCATCCGCGGCAGCAAGGAGCTGCTGGCGGGCGGCGGCACCGCGTCCGGCCCGGTGTCCTTCATGAAGGGCTTCGACGCCTTCGCCGGTGTCATCAAGAGCGGCGGCAAGACGCGCCGCGCCGCGAAGATGGTCATCCTCAACGCGGACCACCCGGACATCCTCGAGTTCATCCGCTGCAAGTCCGCCGAGGAGAAGAAGGCCTGGGCGCTCATCGACGCGGGGTATGACCCGTCGTTCAACGGCGAGGCGTACTCGTCGGTGTTCTTCCAGAACTCGAACAACTCGGTGCGCGTCACCGACGACTTCATGAAGGCCGTGGTCAACGACGGCGCGTGGACGACGAAGAGCGTCCGCGACGGCCGGCCCATGGACACCCACCGGGCTCGGGACTTGTTCCGCGAAATCGCGGAGGCCGCGCACCTGAGCGGCGACCCGGGCATGCAGTTCGACAGCACGGTGAACGGCTGGCACACGTGCTCGGGCACGGCGCGCATCAACGCGTCCAACCCGTGCTCGGAGTACATGTTCCTGGACGACTCGGCCTGCAACCTGTCGTCGCTGAACCTGATGCACTTCCGCACCATCGACGGCGAGTTCGACGTCACGGCCTTCAAGCACGCCGTCGACATCATGCTGATGGCGCAGGAAATCATCGTCGGCTACTCGCGCTACCCCACCGAGCGAATCGAGAAGAACAGCCACGACTTCCGTCCGCTGGGCCTGGGCTACGCGAACCTGGGCGCGCTGCTGATGGCCACGGGCCTGCCGTATGACTCGCCCGCCGGCCGCAACTACGCGGGGGCGATTACGTCGCTGATGTGCGGCGAGGCGTACGCGATGAGCGCGCGCATGGCGGAGAAGCAGGGCGCGTTCGCGGGCTACGCGAAGAACGCGGAGCCCATGCTGGGCGTCATCCGCAAGCACCGCAAGGCGGCGTACAACATCGCTCCGGAGGGCGTGAGCGAGGAGCTGTACGCGGCGCAGAAGGAGTCCTGGGACGCGGCGCTGGCGCTCGGTGAGGAGCACGGCTTCCGCAACAGCCAGGTGACGGTGCTGGCCCCCACGGGGACCATCGGCTTCATGATGGACTGCGACACCACCGGCATCGAGCCGGACATCGCGCTCATCAAGTACAAGAAGCTGGTGGGCGGCGGCATGCTGAAGATCGTCAACCAGACGGTGCCGCTGGCGCTGGAGAAGATGGGCTACCCCCAGACGCAGGCGCAGGACATCATCAGCTACCTGGACAAGCAGGAGACGATTGAGGGCGCCCCGCACCTGAAGCCCGAGCACCTGCCGGTGTTCGACTGCGCCTTCAAGCCCGCGCGCGGCCAGCGCAGCATCGGCTGGATGGGGCACATCCAGATGATGGAGGCATGCCAGCCGTTCCTCTCGGGCGCCATCTCCAAGACGGTGAACATGCCGTCCAACGCCACGGTGGAGGACATCGAGAAGGCGTACCTGGAGGCGTGGAAGCGCGGCCTCAAGGCGATTGCCGTGTACCGCGACGGGTGCAAGCGGACGCAGCCGCTCAACACGTCGAAGGACGCGGTGAAGGAGACGAAGGCGAAGGTGGCCGAGCCCGTGGCGCAGCAGCCGGCCGTGAAGCCGGAGCCCCGCGCGGTGCGGCGGCGCCTGCCGGACGAGCGCCGGTCGATCACGCACAAGTTCTCCATCGGTGGCCACGAGGGCTACCTGACGGTGGGCATGTACGAGGACGGGACGCCGGGCGAGCTGTTCATCGTCATGGCGAAGGAGGGCTCGGTGGTGAGCGGGCTGATGGACAGCTTCGCCACCAGCGTGTCCCTGGCGCTCCAGTACGGCGTGCCGATGAAGGTGCTGGTGGACAAGCTCAGCCACACCCGCTTCGAGCCGAGCGGCTTCACGGGCAACCCGGCCATCCCCATCGCCAAGTCGATTACGGACTACATCTTCCGGTGGCTGGAGCTGAAGTTCCTGCCGAAGGAGGACGAGACGGAGGACGCGGTGCTGGCCTCGCCAGCGGTGGCCCCCGCGCAGCAGGCCCTGCCCGCCGAGGTGGTGGCTCCGCCGCCGCAGGTGTCGGGGCTGCGCGCCACGTGGCTCAACCAGGCGGACGCTCCGCCGTGCCACACCTGCGGTGCGATCATGGTGCGCAGCGGCGCCTGCTACAAGTGCAGCAACTGCGGCGCCACCAGCGGCTGCAGCTGA
- a CDS encoding RNA polymerase sigma factor, giving the protein MSEMRSSGSHVTVAPREAEDPRIQAAIQGRREATESLLMELLPRVRNLVRYLVRGDADVDDIAQEGLIALMRGLPGYRSEGRFNAWADRVVVRATFAWLKRARGREARHADGPMELVAVPSEDAQPDEYVHRRHMVTLLDKLSTEQRHALVLHHVLELSVPEISTELGIPFETVRSRLRLGRAALRALAAAGEGEG; this is encoded by the coding sequence ATGTCGGAAATGAGGAGCTCGGGCTCACATGTCACCGTTGCCCCCCGCGAGGCAGAGGACCCCCGCATCCAGGCGGCCATCCAGGGCCGGCGCGAGGCGACCGAGTCCCTGTTGATGGAGTTGCTGCCCCGCGTGCGCAACCTGGTGCGCTATCTGGTGCGGGGTGACGCGGACGTGGACGACATCGCCCAGGAAGGGCTCATCGCCTTGATGCGAGGGCTTCCTGGCTATCGGAGCGAGGGCCGGTTCAACGCGTGGGCGGACCGCGTGGTGGTGCGTGCGACGTTCGCCTGGCTGAAGCGAGCGAGAGGCCGCGAGGCCCGGCACGCTGATGGGCCGATGGAGCTGGTCGCGGTGCCGTCCGAGGACGCCCAGCCGGACGAGTATGTCCACCGGCGCCACATGGTGACGCTGCTGGACAAGCTGTCGACGGAGCAGCGACATGCGCTGGTGCTGCACCATGTGCTGGAGCTGAGCGTGCCGGAGATCTCCACGGAGCTTGGCATTCCGTTCGAGACCGTGCGCAGCCGGCTCCGACTGGGGCGCGCGGCGCTTCGTGCGCTGGCCGCCGCGGGGGAGGGGGAGGGATGA
- a CDS encoding glycosyl hydrolase family 18 protein → MRRSRWAWGLVATALSVAGCSPEASAPESGEESQLTASLAAAWSVGVYYPVGTQVTYGGRLYECRQAHTSQADWTPVAVAALWLDLGASGGGTDAGTGNPDAGSGSDAGTGGDVIAPTANLTASATRFTAAGTLNLNATATDNVGVTKVEILENGAVVATSGQYSRSFSSWNQNGSYVYAVRAYDAAGNVGTKTVTVAVELPGQPPGGGKRIIGYFTAWGIYGRNYHVSNVPAAKLTHINYAFSNVSADGKCILGDSYADIDKGGGYPGEWDPGQLRGNFRAFKELKRTNPQLKLLISVGGWSWSTHFSRVAATTATRSAFVKSCVDLYIRGQFPGVDPVHGTGVFDGIDIDWEYPVGGGLPGNSNSPADKQNYTLLMQEFRSQLNAVTAQTGKAYLLTIASGASPDLLANKQETKKLSDVLDWINVMSYDYHGAFESTVNFHSSLNRVTGDPGAADGFYSDGTVAKMLELGVPASKIVLGVPFYGRGWGSVPNVNNGLFQSGVPTKGTWDDGSSGLTGVFDYKDIKVNYERAGSGYTKFFHPESKQAYVYSPSSRVWIAYDDAQSMGAKSDYILSKGLGGAMFWELSGDDGTLVDALYQKLH, encoded by the coding sequence ATGCGTCGCAGCAGGTGGGCCTGGGGCCTTGTCGCCACCGCTTTGTCCGTTGCTGGTTGCAGTCCGGAAGCCTCCGCGCCCGAGTCTGGTGAGGAGTCGCAGCTCACGGCGTCGCTCGCCGCGGCCTGGTCCGTCGGCGTCTACTACCCGGTGGGCACGCAGGTGACCTACGGCGGGCGCCTCTATGAGTGCCGTCAGGCCCACACCTCGCAGGCGGACTGGACGCCCGTGGCGGTGGCCGCGCTGTGGCTGGACCTGGGCGCCTCCGGTGGCGGCACCGACGCGGGCACGGGCAACCCGGACGCGGGAAGCGGGAGCGACGCGGGCACGGGCGGCGACGTCATCGCGCCCACCGCGAACCTCACGGCGAGCGCCACGCGCTTCACCGCCGCCGGCACGCTGAACCTCAACGCCACCGCCACGGACAACGTGGGCGTGACGAAGGTGGAGATTCTGGAGAACGGCGCGGTGGTGGCCACGAGCGGGCAGTACAGCCGCTCCTTCTCGAGCTGGAACCAGAACGGCTCGTACGTCTACGCGGTGCGCGCCTACGACGCCGCGGGGAACGTGGGCACGAAGACGGTGACAGTCGCGGTGGAGCTGCCCGGTCAGCCTCCGGGCGGCGGCAAGCGCATCATCGGGTACTTCACCGCGTGGGGCATCTACGGCCGCAACTACCACGTGTCGAACGTGCCGGCCGCGAAGCTCACGCACATCAACTACGCCTTCTCCAACGTCTCCGCGGATGGGAAGTGCATCCTCGGGGACTCGTACGCGGACATCGACAAGGGCGGTGGCTACCCCGGCGAGTGGGACCCCGGGCAGCTTCGCGGCAACTTCCGCGCCTTCAAGGAGCTGAAGCGGACGAACCCGCAGCTCAAGCTGCTCATCTCCGTGGGCGGCTGGTCCTGGTCCACGCACTTTTCGCGCGTGGCGGCCACCACGGCCACCCGCTCGGCGTTCGTGAAGTCCTGCGTGGACCTCTACATCCGGGGGCAGTTCCCCGGCGTCGACCCGGTCCACGGCACGGGCGTGTTCGACGGCATCGACATCGACTGGGAGTACCCCGTCGGCGGCGGCCTGCCGGGCAACTCCAACAGCCCCGCGGACAAGCAGAACTACACGCTGCTGATGCAGGAGTTCCGCAGCCAGCTCAACGCCGTCACCGCGCAGACGGGCAAGGCGTACCTGCTCACCATCGCCTCGGGCGCGTCGCCGGACCTGCTCGCCAACAAGCAGGAGACGAAGAAGCTGTCTGACGTGCTCGATTGGATCAACGTGATGAGCTACGACTACCACGGTGCCTTCGAGAGCACCGTGAACTTCCACTCGTCGCTGAACCGCGTCACCGGAGACCCCGGAGCCGCTGACGGGTTCTACAGCGACGGGACGGTGGCGAAGATGCTGGAGCTGGGCGTGCCCGCGTCCAAGATTGTCCTCGGCGTGCCGTTCTACGGCCGTGGGTGGGGCAGCGTGCCCAACGTGAACAACGGCCTCTTCCAGAGCGGCGTCCCCACGAAGGGCACGTGGGATGACGGCTCCTCGGGGCTGACGGGCGTGTTCGACTACAAGGACATCAAGGTCAACTACGAGCGCGCGGGCTCCGGGTACACGAAGTTCTTCCACCCGGAGAGCAAGCAGGCCTACGTGTACAGCCCCTCGTCGCGGGTGTGGATTGCGTATGACGACGCGCAGAGCATGGGCGCCAAGTCGGACTACATCCTGAGCAAGGGCCTGGGCGGCGCGATGTTCTGGGAGCTGAGCGGCGACGACGGCACCCTGGTCGACGCGCTCTACCAGAAGCTGCACTGA
- a CDS encoding DUF7305 domain-containing protein, producing the protein MRPGTRHWGPWLLLAGVLTTGCTRGDLVATLHSRDAGSSDAGEDVPPVDGGLADSGLPPDDWTAYCAGQGPLIVLGDADGGTRTCSGRLAEQTFRQALCTCEGLALSAAMETDAFRGSQGPYSPGGQGGDVGVNGGLSVNDSVSVGGTLRVGGAGGIQVGRTLEVAGGLASSGPLTGSSGSSSVMGDARVRGDVSLASLTVGGILTVPPEFTPGPAQAAEVRREPVDAVTPCACEAASQVDVAALIDHHARDNDNAAIGLDAAALEDLPGERTLELPCGRFLLSRITGVGPATLTIRARTALFIQDGADLDEGLTVDVQPPGELDLFIGGRVSVAGPLVLGSTSMPSRVRVYLTRSSVLSVSAGSTLAGNLYAPGAQLSLSGNADVFGSVFVRHLEAAAPLRLHYDADVLDAGAGCPGE; encoded by the coding sequence ATGAGGCCTGGGACGCGACACTGGGGGCCCTGGCTGCTGCTGGCGGGAGTCCTCACCACCGGCTGTACCCGCGGCGACCTCGTGGCCACGCTTCACTCGCGGGATGCGGGCTCGTCGGACGCGGGGGAGGACGTGCCGCCGGTGGACGGGGGCCTGGCCGACAGCGGACTTCCTCCCGATGACTGGACCGCGTACTGCGCCGGGCAGGGACCGCTCATCGTCCTGGGTGACGCCGACGGAGGGACACGCACGTGCAGCGGACGCCTCGCCGAGCAGACCTTCCGTCAGGCGCTGTGTACCTGCGAAGGGCTCGCGCTCAGTGCCGCCATGGAGACCGATGCCTTCCGTGGCTCGCAGGGGCCGTACTCGCCGGGAGGGCAGGGCGGTGACGTCGGGGTGAATGGCGGCCTCTCCGTCAATGACTCGGTCTCCGTGGGAGGCACGCTGCGCGTGGGTGGTGCCGGCGGCATCCAGGTCGGACGGACGCTCGAGGTGGCCGGAGGGCTCGCCAGCAGCGGGCCGCTCACCGGGAGCAGCGGCTCCTCATCCGTCATGGGGGATGCCCGTGTGCGCGGTGACGTGTCACTCGCCTCCCTCACCGTCGGCGGCATCCTCACCGTGCCACCGGAGTTCACCCCAGGCCCCGCGCAGGCAGCGGAGGTGCGCCGCGAGCCCGTGGACGCCGTCACTCCCTGTGCCTGTGAGGCCGCGTCCCAGGTCGACGTCGCCGCGCTCATCGACCACCACGCTCGGGACAACGACAACGCGGCCATCGGCCTCGACGCGGCGGCGCTGGAAGACCTCCCCGGCGAGCGCACGCTGGAGCTGCCATGCGGGCGCTTCCTCCTCAGCCGCATCACCGGAGTCGGCCCGGCCACGCTCACCATTCGCGCCCGTACCGCGCTCTTCATCCAGGACGGAGCCGACCTGGATGAGGGCCTCACGGTGGACGTCCAGCCTCCGGGTGAGCTGGACCTGTTCATCGGCGGCCGTGTCTCGGTGGCGGGGCCGCTCGTGCTGGGCTCCACGTCCATGCCCTCGCGAGTCCGCGTGTACTTGACGCGTTCGAGCGTGCTCTCCGTCTCCGCTGGCAGCACGCTCGCCGGCAACCTCTACGCTCCGGGTGCGCAGCTGAGCCTGAGCGGCAACGCGGACGTGTTCGGCTCTGTCTTCGTCCGGCACCTCGAGGCCGCCGCGCCCCTTCGGCTTCACTACGACGCCGACGTGCTCGACGCGGGCGCCGGGTGCCCGGGGGAATGA
- a CDS encoding serine protease, protein MKRIQLACLVAALSLAAPAALASAPVCKAEPSPASQGPTKVGEDVFRRFETAHPYATTAVRAESGPVHSDVIHHPGAAYIAPHFERLELEEGDFVVVRSPDARRTWTYDNSHPGARDGFWAIHIPGDTAIIELHSKDHDGRRGILNRHGYSVDLYARGYTNQEMGFAGVNKALCGGDDSAWAPCYASSDPAIYGRARPVARLLINGSGGCTGWLVGSQGHLMTNQHCIGTASDAQNTSYEFLAEGATCATSCASWFGCPGNVISGATLVKVDAPRDYALVQLAQNPTNTYGYLQLRSTGAVVNERIFVPQHPAGWGKKIAVTSTDANDQSGFAEVYSLTEASCQTGGPNDVGYFADTQGGSSGSPVIGHSDNLVVALHHCANCPNRGVPIQSVITHLGASLPTCALPTAGCPSPNGNGEPPPPPPPPPANSFEYTATNTNSAQQNTTNKKIALTAGQKLTVATCGLTGTQLSGDTWLRLLSPAAAEVASNDDACGGRGSSITFTASVAGDYEVRAGCYSSGSCGGRVVWEITDGQPPPQPTTGSFAFSGSNTNSAQQNTTNRDVSITAGQRITVATCGVTGASFTGDTYLRLYNGATQAASNDDACSGVGSSLSYTATATGTLQLRAGCYSSNTCSGTVVWSIQ, encoded by the coding sequence ATGAAACGAATCCAGCTCGCATGTCTCGTCGCCGCGCTTTCGCTGGCGGCGCCAGCCGCGCTGGCCTCGGCGCCCGTGTGCAAGGCGGAGCCGTCGCCCGCCTCGCAGGGGCCCACCAAGGTCGGCGAGGACGTGTTCCGGCGCTTCGAGACGGCGCACCCGTACGCCACCACGGCCGTGCGCGCCGAGAGCGGCCCCGTACACAGCGACGTCATCCACCACCCGGGCGCCGCCTACATCGCGCCTCACTTCGAGCGCCTGGAGCTGGAGGAAGGCGACTTCGTCGTGGTGCGCTCGCCGGACGCCCGCCGCACGTGGACGTATGACAACTCCCACCCGGGCGCGAGGGACGGCTTCTGGGCCATCCACATCCCCGGCGACACGGCCATCATCGAGCTGCACAGCAAGGACCACGACGGCCGCCGCGGCATCCTCAACCGGCACGGCTACTCCGTCGACCTGTACGCCCGGGGCTACACCAACCAGGAGATGGGCTTCGCCGGAGTGAACAAGGCGCTGTGCGGCGGTGACGACTCCGCCTGGGCGCCCTGCTACGCCTCCAGCGACCCGGCCATCTACGGCCGCGCCCGTCCGGTGGCGCGCCTGCTCATCAACGGCTCCGGCGGCTGCACGGGCTGGCTCGTGGGCAGCCAGGGCCACCTGATGACCAACCAGCACTGCATCGGCACCGCGTCCGACGCGCAGAACACCAGCTACGAGTTCCTGGCCGAGGGCGCCACCTGCGCCACGAGCTGCGCGAGCTGGTTCGGCTGCCCGGGCAACGTCATCTCCGGCGCCACGCTGGTGAAGGTGGACGCCCCGCGCGACTACGCGCTGGTGCAGCTGGCGCAGAACCCGACCAACACCTACGGCTACCTGCAGCTGCGCTCCACCGGCGCCGTGGTGAACGAGCGCATCTTCGTCCCGCAGCACCCGGCGGGCTGGGGCAAGAAGATTGCCGTCACGTCCACCGACGCCAATGACCAGTCCGGCTTCGCCGAGGTCTACAGCCTGACGGAGGCCTCGTGCCAGACGGGCGGCCCCAACGACGTGGGCTACTTCGCGGACACGCAGGGCGGCTCGTCGGGCTCGCCCGTCATCGGCCACAGCGACAACCTGGTGGTGGCGCTGCACCACTGCGCCAACTGCCCCAACCGCGGCGTGCCCATCCAGTCCGTCATCACCCACCTGGGCGCCAGCCTGCCCACGTGCGCGCTGCCCACCGCCGGCTGCCCCAGCCCCAACGGCAATGGCGAGCCGCCTCCGCCCCCTCCCCCGCCCCCGGCCAACTCCTTCGAGTACACCGCCACCAACACCAACAGCGCGCAGCAGAACACCACCAACAAGAAGATTGCCCTCACCGCCGGCCAGAAGCTCACCGTGGCCACCTGCGGCCTGACGGGCACGCAGCTCTCCGGTGACACCTGGCTGCGCCTGCTCAGCCCCGCCGCCGCCGAGGTCGCCTCCAACGACGACGCCTGCGGAGGCCGTGGCTCCAGCATCACCTTCACCGCCTCCGTCGCCGGAGACTACGAGGTCCGCGCCGGCTGCTACTCCAGCGGAAGCTGCGGTGGCCGGGTGGTGTGGGAAATCACCGACGGCCAGCCGCCTCCGCAGCCCACCACGGGCTCGTTCGCCTTCAGCGGCAGCAACACCAACAGCGCGCAGCAGAACACCACCAACCGCGACGTCAGCATCACCGCGGGCCAGCGCATCACCGTGGCCACGTGCGGCGTGACGGGGGCCTCGTTCACCGGGGACACCTACCTGCGCCTCTACAACGGCGCCACGCAGGCGGCGTCCAACGACGACGCGTGCAGCGGCGTGGGCTCCAGCCTGAGCTACACGGCGACGGCCACCGGCACGCTGCAGCTTCGCGCCGGCTGCTACAGCAGCAACACGTGCAGCGGCACCGTGGTGTGGAGCATCCAATAA
- a CDS encoding (2Fe-2S) ferredoxin domain-containing protein, whose amino-acid sequence MPPPFKRHVFVCTNRRPEGNPKGCCASKGAEEVRAAFKDELDKRGLKGGMRANAAGCLDTCAFGVSVVVYPEGTWYGGVKVEDVPEIVEQHLINGRPVERLMMPFTRKEKSEG is encoded by the coding sequence ATGCCTCCTCCGTTCAAGCGCCACGTCTTCGTCTGCACCAACCGCCGCCCGGAAGGGAACCCCAAGGGGTGCTGCGCCAGCAAGGGCGCGGAGGAGGTGCGCGCCGCCTTCAAGGACGAGCTCGACAAGCGCGGGCTCAAGGGTGGCATGCGCGCCAACGCCGCCGGGTGCCTGGACACGTGCGCCTTCGGCGTCTCCGTCGTCGTCTACCCGGAGGGCACCTGGTACGGCGGCGTGAAGGTGGAGGACGTGCCGGAGATCGTGGAGCAGCACCTCATCAACGGCCGCCCCGTGGAGCGGCTGATGATGCCCTTCACCCGCAAGGAGAAGTCGGAGGGCTGA
- a CDS encoding lytic polysaccharide monooxygenase: MSPATSKSFAASLVVCSLLSASVALAHGSMEVPLSRVYGCFKEGPETPKSAACKAAVQAGGTQALYDWNGVRQGNANDRHREIIPDGKLCSAANESHKGLDLARTDWPATLITPDTSGRFEFVFHATAVHATGYFQLYVTREGYNPSLPLKWSDLEANPFCSVTNVSAQNNRYRLSCPFPQGKTGTHVVYGIWQRSDSPEAFYACTDVKFSDTPPPPATWKELGQVQAREDLPSGSKVTFRLFDAEGRDAESHVLSLDTASTAANWMYRLAQRVNTASSRVQVGVLQTSGSVVPVESATGNRVYARETSYSFQVDLVKPPPGGGDGGTGALKYPDGLSGYVAGTVVEGTDGRLYRCKPFPYSGWCKGAASHYAPSSGSHWQDAWELIP; the protein is encoded by the coding sequence ATGTCCCCCGCAACCTCGAAGTCCTTCGCAGCATCGCTCGTCGTGTGTTCCCTGCTGTCCGCCAGCGTGGCCCTGGCGCATGGTTCCATGGAGGTGCCACTCAGCCGTGTCTACGGTTGCTTCAAGGAGGGACCGGAGACGCCGAAGTCCGCCGCGTGCAAGGCCGCCGTCCAGGCAGGAGGCACGCAGGCGCTCTACGACTGGAACGGCGTGCGCCAGGGCAATGCCAATGACCGCCACCGGGAAATCATCCCGGACGGGAAGCTGTGCAGCGCCGCGAACGAGAGCCACAAGGGGCTGGACCTCGCGAGGACGGACTGGCCGGCCACGCTGATTACTCCCGACACCAGCGGCCGCTTCGAGTTCGTCTTCCACGCCACCGCGGTCCACGCCACGGGGTACTTCCAGCTCTACGTGACGCGGGAGGGGTACAACCCGTCGCTTCCGCTGAAGTGGTCGGACCTGGAGGCGAACCCGTTCTGCTCCGTGACGAACGTCTCCGCGCAGAACAACCGCTACCGGCTGAGCTGCCCCTTCCCCCAGGGGAAGACGGGTACGCACGTCGTCTACGGAATCTGGCAGCGCTCCGACAGCCCGGAGGCGTTCTACGCCTGCACCGACGTGAAGTTCAGCGACACGCCGCCGCCGCCGGCCACCTGGAAGGAGCTGGGCCAGGTGCAGGCGCGTGAGGACCTGCCCTCCGGCAGCAAGGTGACGTTCCGTCTGTTCGACGCCGAGGGCCGGGATGCCGAGTCCCATGTCCTGTCGCTGGACACGGCCTCCACCGCGGCGAACTGGATGTACCGCCTCGCGCAGCGGGTGAACACCGCGTCCAGCCGCGTCCAGGTGGGCGTGCTCCAGACGTCAGGGAGCGTGGTGCCGGTGGAGAGCGCCACGGGGAACCGCGTCTACGCGCGCGAGACGAGCTACTCCTTCCAGGTCGACCTCGTGAAGCCGCCGCCCGGAGGTGGTGACGGAGGCACGGGCGCGCTGAAGTACCCCGACGGGCTGTCCGGCTACGTGGCGGGGACGGTGGTGGAGGGCACGGATGGGCGGCTCTACCGGTGCAAGCCCTTCCCCTACTCGGGTTGGTGCAAGGGCGCGGCGTCCCACTATGCGCCGAGCTCCGGCAGTCACTGGCAGGACGCGTGGGAGCTCATTCCCTGA
- a CDS encoding tetratricopeptide repeat protein codes for MSRSREEGDESVDDLFAPLDGEAGPARRISRQKSAALVLAALEAGTPETPPRPRVGGKLPPVWLMAGAVLFAGAAAATAWSLARPASTEEPQVTTSIPETPRAERDSAPGVGSEPTEDSARPVEAEPPVPAQAVGSAPPASAPPRVARPPAPAPSEASPRDDAAPVVRQPRPEAPARIPPDAEPEDLLRKANELRAVGRWKEAEALYLHVIRAQPSSLASYVARVASGSLRLEHLGNARGALRQFQEALRIQPHGVLGQEARHGIAEAWRALGDREAEARALEEFLAIHPDSPLGTTARTRLGELSGP; via the coding sequence ATGAGTCGGTCGAGAGAAGAGGGGGATGAGTCGGTGGATGACCTGTTCGCGCCGCTCGATGGCGAGGCGGGGCCGGCGCGTCGCATCTCCCGGCAGAAGTCGGCCGCGCTGGTGCTGGCCGCGCTGGAGGCGGGGACTCCCGAGACGCCGCCCCGGCCGCGTGTGGGGGGAAAGCTGCCCCCGGTGTGGTTGATGGCGGGCGCGGTCCTGTTCGCTGGCGCCGCGGCGGCGACCGCCTGGAGCCTCGCGCGTCCTGCGAGTACCGAAGAGCCCCAGGTGACGACGTCCATTCCTGAGACGCCACGGGCCGAGCGCGACAGTGCGCCGGGGGTTGGCTCCGAGCCGACCGAGGACTCCGCACGGCCCGTGGAGGCCGAGCCACCCGTCCCCGCGCAGGCCGTGGGCTCCGCGCCGCCTGCCTCCGCTCCGCCGCGTGTCGCGAGGCCACCGGCTCCGGCTCCCTCGGAGGCCTCGCCGCGCGACGACGCCGCGCCTGTCGTCCGCCAACCCCGGCCGGAGGCACCCGCGCGGATTCCTCCCGACGCCGAGCCGGAGGACCTGTTGCGGAAGGCCAATGAGCTCCGGGCCGTGGGCCGGTGGAAGGAGGCGGAGGCGCTCTACCTGCACGTCATCCGCGCGCAGCCCTCGTCCCTGGCGTCGTATGTCGCGCGGGTCGCCTCGGGTTCGCTCCGGCTGGAGCACCTGGGGAATGCGCGCGGTGCGCTCCGCCAGTTCCAGGAGGCACTGCGCATCCAGCCACATGGAGTGCTCGGTCAGGAGGCCCGCCACGGCATCGCGGAGGCCTGGCGCGCGCTCGGTGACAGGGAGGCCGAGGCGCGGGCGCTGGAGGAGTTTCTCGCCATCCACCCCGACTCGCCGCTCGGCACCACGGCGAGGACCCGGCTGGGGGAACTCTCCGGCCCATGA